From Phycodurus eques isolate BA_2022a chromosome 20, UOR_Pequ_1.1, whole genome shotgun sequence, a single genomic window includes:
- the tac1 gene encoding protachykinin-1 isoform X1: MNLRVFPLLMLFIALTPVLGEESLLREIDDYWTNNHHIQDGWMSGDPLGEILLRRTRKPRPHQFIGLMGKRSMAKTQIPRKRHKVNSFVGLMGKRDQEEPDSYDRSAIQMYDKRR, encoded by the exons ATGAACTTGCGCGTTTTCCCACTTTTGATGCTTTTCATCGCCCTGACTCCAGTTTTGGGCGAGGAGAGCCTCCTTCGAGAAATCGATGACTACTGGACGAACAACCACCACATTCAG GACGGCTGGATGTCCGGCGACCCACTCGGAGAAATACTTTTGAGGAGGACGAGGAAGCCACGGCCACATCAGTTTATCGGCCTGATGGGGAAGCGCTCAATGG CAAAGACACAGATTCCTCGCAAAA GGCATAAAGTCAACTCTTTTGTCGGGTTGATGGGGAAAAGAGACCAAGAAGAGCCAG ATTCCTACGATCGGAGCGCAATCCAGATGTATGACAAGCGCCGCTAA
- the tac1 gene encoding protachykinin-1 isoform X2 — protein MNLRVFPLLMLFIALTPVLGEESLLREIDDYWTNNHHIQDGWMSGDPLGEILLRRTRKPRPHQFIGLMGKRSMGHKVNSFVGLMGKRDQEEPDSYDRSAIQMYDKRR, from the exons ATGAACTTGCGCGTTTTCCCACTTTTGATGCTTTTCATCGCCCTGACTCCAGTTTTGGGCGAGGAGAGCCTCCTTCGAGAAATCGATGACTACTGGACGAACAACCACCACATTCAG GACGGCTGGATGTCCGGCGACCCACTCGGAGAAATACTTTTGAGGAGGACGAGGAAGCCACGGCCACATCAGTTTATCGGCCTGATGGGGAAGCGCTCAATGG GGCATAAAGTCAACTCTTTTGTCGGGTTGATGGGGAAAAGAGACCAAGAAGAGCCAG ATTCCTACGATCGGAGCGCAATCCAGATGTATGACAAGCGCCGCTAA